The segment AAGGTTATGTAGCAAGACCACCAAGAGATGATAAACGTTCTGGTGGACGTGATAACAGAAGCAGAGATACTCGCGGACGTGATGACAGAAAGCCTAGAGAACCTAGAAAAGAAGAATAAATTCTTTTTTAATTGATATTTTAAAAATCGCCAAAATAATTTGGCGATTTTTTTTGTTTAAAACCCAATTATCTAAATGCTTTTATTTTCTTTGTAAATCTATATGAAAATACAACACATTACATATTTATCTTTAGGAACAAATCAAGGAAATAAACTTGAAAATCTACAAAATGCAATTGATTTAATTGCCAATGAAGTTGGTGTTGTAAAAAAAATATCTTCTATTTACAAAACTCCTTCTTGGGGTTTTAATGGCGAAGATTTCAATAATATTTGCATTAAAGTTTCTACACTTCATCAACCAGAAACATTAATGAACACTTTATTAGAAATTGAAACATCTTTAGGAAGAGAAAGATCAAACCAAGTAGGTTATCAAAATAGAAATATAGATATAGACATTTTGCTCTTTGATGATGAAATCATAATTTCAAAAACATTAATGATTCCTCATTCAAAAATGTTAGTACGTAGGTTTGTGATGGCTCCTTTAGTAGAAATCGCTTCAAGTATTATTCATCCAATAGAAAAGAAACAACTTTCTGTTTGTTTACAAAATATTGAAGATTCTTCTGAAATAAGTGTTATTGAAGAAAAATTAATTCGCCCAATTACTCTCTCAGAAAAATACAACTATATTGCTATTGAAGGTAATATTGGAGCAGGTAAAACCTCTTTATCTAAAATGATTTCAGCTGAATTTAACGCAAAAATGGTTTTAGAACGTTTTGCCGACAATCCCTTTTTACCAAAATTCTATGAAGACAAAGAAAGATATGCTTTTCCGTTAGAGATGAGCTTTTTAGCAGATAGATATCAACAGTTAACCGATGATTTAGCGCAGTTCGACTTATTTAAAAACTTTATTGTATCAGATTATTATATCTTTAAATCTCTAATTTTTGCACAAGTAACACTTCAAAAAGAAGAATATTTATTGTACAGAAAAATGTTTAATCTAATGTATAAAGAAATTACTAAACCAGATTTATATGTATATCTTTATCAAAATACAGAAAGATTATTAGAGAACATTAAAAAAAGGGGCAGAGAATATGAGCAAAATATAAAACCAGCGTATTTACAAAAAATACATGATGGCTATAAAAGCTTTATAAACACTGAAAAAAATCTTAATTTATTAGTTATAGATGTTTCAGAAATTGATTTTGTTAATAACAAAAAAGATTATAATTACATTATTAATAAAATAAGGAATTTTTAAAAAAAAAATTATATTTTTGCAAGATAATTATATCTTTGCAAGATAATTATATTTCCTCGAATTGTTAAAAAATAATACATAAAACCAAATGAGGAGAGTTTTTTTATTTCTAATATTCAGCAGCTTAATTGTTGTGAAATCGTATAGTCAATTTACTACAGACGAAATTACTTACGGAAACAATATTGACCTAGAAAACAGCAATAGCTGGGCATTTGGAGCTGGACTAAGCAACTTCATTATGCATGGTGATTTACGTTCTATAGGAACTGGAGACGATACAAATTACTTAAACTTTGGAGGTTTCGTTCTTGCTCAAAAAATGTTTAACCCTTTATTAGGTTTAGAATTTAAAGCATCTTACAATCAAATGTCAGGTGGTGCACAGTATTTTTCTAATACAGCAAACTATTTTGTATTATATACAAGCAATGTCACCGATCAAAATAATTTAACTTTTAAAGGTAGAGCTTATGGAGCAGAATTGAATTTAATATTTAGTTTCACTAATCTATACCAAACAACTGCAAGTAAGTGGAATGCAGCTGGCTATTTTGGAATTGGACATCATCAATATAACTCTGCTTTATCTGAACAATTTGCTGATGGTTCTAGTGCAGTCATTCCGGGAGCTGACTTTGGAGTTAACCCGGCAAGAAACAGTAAAAATGAGGCCAGTTCAATCTATTTATCTGCTCAGTTTGGTCTAAAAAGAAGAATAAGTAAACGTGTAGATGTTGAGTTTAGATCTGGTATGTATTTTAACTATGAAGACCACTTAGATGCGGCTATCTCTAATAAGCAAGATTGGGAAACTTTTTTTGTATCAAGTATTGGAATCATAGTTAAAATTGGAAAGAAGAAAATATTTACAATTTGGGGTGATCAAGGTAAAAATGGTGTAAAAGCATTTAAAATTATTGATACTGATAAAGATGGTGTAATAGATCAATTAGATATTGAGCCAAATACTCCTGCCGGTGTAATGGTTTATGGAAATGGAAAAGCTGTTGACTCTGATAAAGATGGTTTACCAGACTACAATGACAAATGTCCGTTAGAGTATGGTCCAATTTCTAATGAAGGATGTCCTTTAAATATAGATTCTGATGGCGATGGGGTTATGGATAGCAAAGATTTATGTCCAAATACAGTTGGTACAGTTGAAAACAGAGGTTGTCCTAAATCAAATAATATTAATCAACAAATTGCACTATTAGCTACAAGTATTTATTTTGATACTAATAGCGACAAAATTAAAAGTATTTGTTATTCTAACATTGATAAAATTGTAGTATTAATGAAAAAAATACCAAATGTAAAATTTGTTATTGAAGGACATACTGATGATAGAAATAGTGATAGGTATAATCTTTCCTTATCTCAAAGAAGAGCAGCAAGTGTTAGAAAATACATGATTACACAAGGAATTGTTTCTGAAAGATTAAAGGCCGCTGGCTATGGAGAATCTAGACCTAAATTCTCTAACGATAATGCCGGTGGAAGACAATTAAACAGAAGAGTAGAAATTACTCCTGTAGCTTCTTTTGATTAGTATTTACAAGAATAATTAGAAAACAAAAAAAGCGATAACTTTTTAAAGTTATCGCTTTTTTTTATTTTAAAAATAGGTTTAATTACTTTTTTAAATCCAATTTTTCTGCAAAATAATCACAAAAATCTCTCATTGTTGCACTCATCTTATCATCATCTGTAGCTCGTTCAAAAGTGTCTGC is part of the Polaribacter sp. SA4-10 genome and harbors:
- a CDS encoding OmpA family protein encodes the protein MRRVFLFLIFSSLIVVKSYSQFTTDEITYGNNIDLENSNSWAFGAGLSNFIMHGDLRSIGTGDDTNYLNFGGFVLAQKMFNPLLGLEFKASYNQMSGGAQYFSNTANYFVLYTSNVTDQNNLTFKGRAYGAELNLIFSFTNLYQTTASKWNAAGYFGIGHHQYNSALSEQFADGSSAVIPGADFGVNPARNSKNEASSIYLSAQFGLKRRISKRVDVEFRSGMYFNYEDHLDAAISNKQDWETFFVSSIGIIVKIGKKKIFTIWGDQGKNGVKAFKIIDTDKDGVIDQLDIEPNTPAGVMVYGNGKAVDSDKDGLPDYNDKCPLEYGPISNEGCPLNIDSDGDGVMDSKDLCPNTVGTVENRGCPKSNNINQQIALLATSIYFDTNSDKIKSICYSNIDKIVVLMKKIPNVKFVIEGHTDDRNSDRYNLSLSQRRAASVRKYMITQGIVSERLKAAGYGESRPKFSNDNAGGRQLNRRVEITPVASFD
- the folK gene encoding 2-amino-4-hydroxy-6-hydroxymethyldihydropteridine diphosphokinase; its protein translation is MKIQHITYLSLGTNQGNKLENLQNAIDLIANEVGVVKKISSIYKTPSWGFNGEDFNNICIKVSTLHQPETLMNTLLEIETSLGRERSNQVGYQNRNIDIDILLFDDEIIISKTLMIPHSKMLVRRFVMAPLVEIASSIIHPIEKKQLSVCLQNIEDSSEISVIEEKLIRPITLSEKYNYIAIEGNIGAGKTSLSKMISAEFNAKMVLERFADNPFLPKFYEDKERYAFPLEMSFLADRYQQLTDDLAQFDLFKNFIVSDYYIFKSLIFAQVTLQKEEYLLYRKMFNLMYKEITKPDLYVYLYQNTERLLENIKKRGREYEQNIKPAYLQKIHDGYKSFINTEKNLNLLVIDVSEIDFVNNKKDYNYIINKIRNF